One window of the Triticum dicoccoides isolate Atlit2015 ecotype Zavitan chromosome 3B, WEW_v2.0, whole genome shotgun sequence genome contains the following:
- the LOC119280590 gene encoding protein NEGATIVE REGULATOR OF RESISTANCE-like, whose protein sequence is MDAPSGNAKRKRSSAEAPAPVGVEDVSDTEVEEFYAILRRMRDASRRLVSGGVAAPAPAPRAPAWCPSFSWEDFAPPAPPPPPPSQQPADERVAENATPPRRPVPRGLDLNAEPEPEVTPS, encoded by the coding sequence ATGGACGCGCCGAGCGGCAACGCCAAGCGCAAGCGCTCGTCCGCCGAAGCCCCGGCCCCCGTCGGCGTCGAAGACGTATCCGACACCGAGGTCGAGGAGTTCTACGCCATACTCCGCCGCATGCGGGACGCCTCCCGCCGGCTCGTCTCGGGCGGGGTCGCCGCCCCGGCTCCGGCCCCGCGCGCGCCGGCATGGTGCCCCAGCTTCTCCTGGGAGGACTTCGCGCcgcccgccccaccaccgccgcctccatcGCAGCAGCCCGCCGACGAGCGCGTCGCCGAGAACGCCACGCCGCCGCGGCGGCCCGTCCCCCGCGGCCTCGAcctcaacgccgagccggagccggAGGTCACCCCCTCGTAG
- the LOC119274489 gene encoding disease resistance protein PIK6-NP-like yields MAGVGAGTGALSSLLGKLTTLLSDEYKLLKGVRKDIAFLERELRRMQILVNILADMEKLDKLAKDWKGTMRDLSYDMEDCIDRFMVRLGKGDAKRGFMKRTVRRLNTIFARHGIGTQIKELKARVVEESERRQRLNLDNFVTSTPRTVEIDPRLAAFYEEAEGLVAMDVPMNKVMAWLMEDSLELKVVAIFGGGGLGKTTLAMELNRKIKGYFECRASVSVSRTLDLEKLLKDVLFQIDPDAFRECKNNGWDKEQLIPEIARILTRKRYFIIIDDVWKEEDWKIIKAAFPNNCNGSRIIATTRITNVARSCCSNSGDQLYQMPVLNDVDSRRLFLKRIFQHNNPCPPKLKTVSDKILKKCGGLPLAIITIASLLANKPHNADEWEKLEDSIGNGLSYENDGGGTGMNDILLLSYWDLPHHLKTCLLYLCIYPEDQRINCADLKWKWIAEGFIAAPWGNLCQEAENYFNELVNRNMIQPVDVGRDGLVHYCQVHDMVLDLIISLSEEENFATVLNRRVCNSLPSKIRRLSMQSTGKGNKGAIHAVTTSKLHVRSLNVFGETEPVPPLVDFHSLRVLDFDSCNWLEKEHIKNIGSCSQLRYLRISGTQITELPGEIGKLQFLETLDLQGCGDLITLPSTMVQLQKLARLLIHHHIWLPAGVIGSLHALEEISHIYRVDNPVKFAEELRHLTKLRKLSMNCYPDICSDYLERYLEVLQSSLSELCKFNLRYLHTSEEIGDYLLGGRRLRFPHLHLVKSVFTHETRFERIPMGMASINDLVHLDIEVKWFDEEGLHLLMGMPCLTHL; encoded by the exons ATGGCGGGGGTTGGCGCCGGGACGGGGGCGTTGAGCTCCCTCCTCGGCAAGCTCACCACATTGCTCAGCGACGAGTACAAGCTGCTCAAGGGCGTACGCAAGGACATCGCGTTCCTCGAGCGCGAGCTCCGCCGGATGCAGATCTTGGTGAACATCCTGGCGGACATGGAGAAGCTCGACAAGCTGGCCAAGGACTGGAAGGGCACCATGCGGGACCTCAGCTACGACATGGAAGACTGTATCGACCGCTTCATGGTCCGTCTCGGCAAGGGAGACGCCAAGCGTGGGTTCATGAAGAGGACCGTGCGCCGGCTCAACACTATTTTTGCTCGCCATGGCATCGGGACCCAGATCAAGGAGCTCAAGGCCCGTGTTGTGGAGGAGAGCGAGCGGCGGCAGAGGTTAAATCTCGACAACTTTGTTACAAGTACACCGAGGACCGTGGAGATAGATCCCCGGCTAGCCGCGTTCTATGAGGAGGCCGAGGGGTTGGTGGCGATGGATGTCCCCATGAACAAGGTTATGGCCTGGTTGATGGAGGATAGCCTGGAGCTGAAGGTGGTGGCCATTTTTGGAGGTGGGGGGTTGGGGAAGACGACCCTTGCCATGGAGCTAAATCGCAAGATCAAAGGGTACTTTGAGTGCCGAGCTTCTGTGTCAGTGTCGCGCACCCTTGATCTGGAGAAGCTCTTGAAAGATGTCCTATTTCAAATCGACCCAGATGCATTTAGAGAATGCAAGAACAATGGTTGGGACAAAGAGCAACTTATCCCTGAAATTGCACGGATATTGACAAGAAAGAG GTACTTCATTATTATTGATGATGTTTGGAAAGAGGAAGACTGGAAAATTATCAAAGCAGCTTTTCCTAACAATTGTAATGGTAGCAGAATAATTGCTACCACACGCATCACCAATGTAGCTAGGTCATGTTGTTCCAACTCTGGTGATCAGCTTTATCAAATGCCAGTTCTGAATGATGTTGATTCTAGGAGATTATTCTTAAAGAGAATTTTCCAACACAACAACCCCTGCCCTCCCAAGCTAAAAACAGTTTCAGACAAGATTTTGAAAAAATGTGGTGGTCTGCCATTGGCTATCATCACAATTGCGAGTTTGCTAGCCAATAAACCTCATAATGCAGATGAATGGGAGAAACTGGAAGATTCCATTGGTAATGGTCTTTCATATGAGAATGATGGTGGTGGAACAGGGATGAACGATATATTGCTACTTAGTTATTGGGACCTTCCACACCACCTGAAGACTTGTTTATTATACTTGTGCATATATCCAGAAGACCAGCGTATCAATTGTGCAGATTTGAAATGGAAATGGATTGCGGAAGGATTTATTGCTGCACCATGGGGAAACCTGTGTCAAGAAGCAGAGAACTATTTCAATGAACTTGTCAATAGAAATATGATCCAGCCGGTTGATGTTGGCCGTGATGGCCTTGTACACTATTGCCAGGTTCATGATATGGTCCTTGACCTCATAATATCTCTGTCGGAAGAAGAAaactttgccactgttttgaacagACGTGTCTGCAATTCTTTGCCAAGCAAGATTCGTCGGCTGTCCATGCAATCTACTGGGAAAGGAAACAAAGGGGCAATCCATGCAGTCACAACAAGCAAGTTGCATGTTCGCTCACTAAATGTGTTTGGAGAAACGGAGCCGGTACCCCCACTTGTGGACTTCCATTCCTTGCGAGTGTTGGATTTTGATAGCTGcaattggctggaaaaggagcacatAAAAAATATTGGAAGTTGTTCCCAGCTTAGGTATTTGCGAATTAGCGGCACACAAATCACTGAGCTTCCTGGAGAAATAGGGAAGCTGCAGTTCTTAGAAACTCTGGATCTGCAGGGCTGTGGTGACCTTATAACACTGCCATCAACGATGGTTCAGCTACAGAAACTGGCGCGCCTACTTATTCACCACCACATTTGGTTGCCTGCCGGTGTGATTGGGAGCCTGCACGCCTTGGAGGAAATATCACATATCTATCGAGTTGACAACCCAGTGAAATTTGCGGAGGAGCTCAGGCACCTAACAAAACTGAGAAAGCTCTCTATGAATTGTTATCCAGATATTTGCAGTGATTATCTAGAAAGATATTTGGAAGTTTTGCAATCATCTCTAAGTGAGTTGTGCAAATTCAACCTTCGATATCTTCATACCAGTGAGGAAATAGGAGATTATCTGCTGGGGGGTCGAAGACTCAGGTTCCCACACCTCCATCTTGTAAAATCGGTTTTTACACATGAGACTCGTTTTGAAAGGATTCCCATGGGAATGGCTTCCATAAATGATCTCGTCCATTTAGACATAGAAGTTAAGTGGTTTGATGAGGAAGGTCTCCATCTTCTCATGGGCATGCCTTGTCTGACCCACCTCTAG